A stretch of Stigmatopora argus isolate UIUO_Sarg chromosome 22, RoL_Sarg_1.0, whole genome shotgun sequence DNA encodes these proteins:
- the dlg4a gene encoding disks large homolog 4 isoform X3 yields MNSSMGSGTTTLRSNPKRGFYIRALFDYDKTADCGFLSQALGFSFGDVLHVLDCGDEEWWQARKVSPQNEAEEVGFIPSKHRVERKEWSRANTKERDHGRDTLGTLGRDKTSHSYETVTQVEVHYARPIIILGPVKDRINDDLLSEFPDKFGSCVPHTTRPKREYEVDGRDYHFVSSREQMEKDIQSHRFIEAGQYNSHLYGTSVQSVREVAEQQGKHCILDVSANAVRRLQAAQLHPIAIFVRPKSLENVLEINTRLTEEQARKGMDRALKLEQDFIECFSAVVEGDSFEEVYHKVKTVIEEQSGPYIWIPTRERL; encoded by the exons ATGAACAGCAGCATGGGCTCTGGGACCACCACGTTAAGAAGCAACCCAAAGAGGGGCTTCTACATCAG GGCTCTGTTCGATTATGACAAGACGGCAGACTGTGGTTTCCTTAGTCAGGCACTAGGCTTTAGTTTTGGGGACGTGCTCCACGTGTTGGACTGTGGGGATGAGGAATGGTGGCAGGCGCGGAAGGTCAGCCCCCAAAATGAGGCGGAGGAGGTTGGCTTCATTCCCAGCAAGCATAG GGTGGAAAGAAAAGAATGGTCACGTGCCAACACCAAAGAGAGG GATCACGGTCGGGACACCTTGGGAACGCTAG GGAGAGATAAAACATCGCACAGTTATGAGACCGTCACCCAAGTGGAAG TTCACTATGCCAGACCCATTATCATTCTGGGTCCCGTGAAGGACAGGATAAACGACGACCTATTGTCTGAGTTCCCTGACAAGTTCGGCTCGTGCGTCCCAC ACACCACACGGCCCAAACGTGAGTATGAGGTGGATGGACGGGACTACCACTTTGTGTCTTCGAGGGAACAGATGGAGAAAGACATCCAGAGCCATCGCTTTATCGAAGCGGGCCAGTACAACAGTCACCTGTACGGCACCAGTGTCCAGAGTGTCCGCGAGGTGGCTGAACAG CAAGGGAAACACTGTATTCTGGACGTGTCAGCCAATGCCGTCCGACGACTACAAGCTGCTCAGCTCCACCCGATTGCCATCTTTGTGCGGCCCAAGTCATTGGAGAATGTTCT AGAGATTAACACTCGTCTGACGGAAGAACAGGCCAGAAAAGGAATGGACCGAGCCCTCAAACTAGAACAGGATTTCATCGAGTGTTTCTCAG CTGTCGTGGAAGGGGACAGCTTTGAAGAGGTCTATCACAAAGTAAAGACAGTTATCGAGGAGCAATCAGGGCCTTACATTTGGATTCCTACCCGAGAAAGGCTGTGA